Within Bradymonas sediminis, the genomic segment TCAAAGCGCACACGATACCCGATCGAGTGCCCAACCTTTTCGCCGCGCTGCTCACTGAGCCATCCGGCCAGGGACCGGCAGGCCACGCGGCGAGGCTCGACGACCAGGACGGGTTTGTCGTCGGAATCACAGGCGTCGGCCATCCACAGCGGCAGCCGCGTCGATTTGCCCGATCCGGTCGGGGCGGTCACGATGATCGGGGCGGGTCCGGACAGCGCGTCGAGGAAGACCGCGCGGATTTCATCTACGGGTAATTGCATAAAATCGGATGTGGGCGTGAAGGGTCACTCAACAGATACGCCGAGTTTGTAGTATGTGGGTGGAGAGATGCAAAGCTTGAGCGAACTTCTAATTGAGCGCAGGCGCAACGAATGAGCGAACAACTGGTTCTAAAACTCGACGGCTCCGCAGACGCCGACGCGTCGAAATCGCTGACCCTTCGCTTCGAGGCGGGGACGCTGGTGGTCGACGGTTTGGCGCGCGACGATGTGTCGCCCGAGGTCTATCCTGCCGGCCATCCCTTGCGAAAGCACCTGGTCTGGGATGACCGAGTCGATCGATTCCGGGCGCCGGCCATTGAGTACCGCCTGGTGGTCGCGGCGATGCTGCGCGAGGGTTTTACGATCTATGACGAGGCGCGCACCTACCGCGAGGTCGCGCTTGAGATGGCTGATCGCTTCGAGCCGCATGAGCATCAGCAGGGTGCGTTTGACGCGTGGGTTGAGGGAAATAAGCGCGGCGTGGTCGTGCTGCCGACGGGCTCGGGCAAGACCTATGTCGCCCAGATGGCCATCGAGGAGGTGGGGCGAAGCGCGCTTGTGCTGGTGCCGACGCTCGATCTGATGAATCAGTGGTCGGGGGTGTTGGCTAAGAATTTCGGCTGCCCGGTCGGCCTGCTGGGCGGTGGGTATCACGAGATCGAGGATCTCACCGTGACCACCTACGACTCTGCCGCGATACATATGGAGCGGCTGGGCGGGCGCTTCGGTTTGCTCGTCTTCGACGAGGTGCATCATTTGCCGGGCGAGGTGTATCGGCAGGGGGCGGAGTGCGCGATCGCGCCGTTTCGGCTGGGTTTGACGGCCACCCCCGAGCGCGCCGACGGCAAGGAGGTGGTGCTGGACCGCCTGGTCGGGCCGGTGGTCTTTCAGAAGTCGATCAAGGAATTGTCGGGCGATATTCTGGCCGATTACGAGATCAAGAGCGTGCCGGTGGCGATGACCGAAGGTGACTTCGAGCGCTATACCACAGCGCGAAAGGAGTATCGCGATTTCGTTGAGGCCCGAGGCATTCGCATGTCGAGTCGCCACGGGTGGCCG encodes:
- a CDS encoding DEAD/DEAH box helicase produces the protein MSEQLVLKLDGSADADASKSLTLRFEAGTLVVDGLARDDVSPEVYPAGHPLRKHLVWDDRVDRFRAPAIEYRLVVAAMLREGFTIYDEARTYREVALEMADRFEPHEHQQGAFDAWVEGNKRGVVVLPTGSGKTYVAQMAIEEVGRSALVLVPTLDLMNQWSGVLAKNFGCPVGLLGGGYHEIEDLTVTTYDSAAIHMERLGGRFGLLVFDEVHHLPGEVYRQGAECAIAPFRLGLTATPERADGKEVVLDRLVGPVVFQKSIKELSGDILADYEIKSVPVAMTEGDFERYTTARKEYRDFVEARGIRMSSRHGWPSFLAATNKSEEGRRAFKAYRLQKQLALVHEAKMQMLYELLERHHHERVLVFTNDNDSVYEISERALVPSITHQTPIKERKEILKRFNEGKYRVIVTSKVLNEGVDVPKAAVAVILSGSGSVREHVQRLGRILRRHEGKRALLYELITENSVETYVSERRRKHDAYE